From the genome of Mycoplasma putrefaciens KS1, one region includes:
- a CDS encoding BspA family leucine-rich repeat surface protein: MAKKMGLFYLSVGVLTAAAVWGVSYPAVRNRQFIDQQEIEQNKDQEIVYLKSIWNDHFKNKSSSLDTKQDVLNNLKYVLSETRKNFPIEKIEFNQISDANKNVLFSKNSEYLTVKFKNHVIRLPFGLVNDSNRALIFKVTDQNPRAKINEIFSTLDANFLNSDWESLKYEVLQVGYFKNENKLIQIIKMPYEVKKITKNFSKAITSLHSAFSNSTANEGLKNITEWDTSNVIDMSSMFRIAKSFNQDISRWNTLRVTKMQNMFDSAEAFNQNINSKRVTINNKTYIAWSTARVTDMNSMFFKATKFNQSIANWNTFNVTNMNNMFKFAKLFNQDISRWNTSNVTSMREMFYSAEAFNQNISTKPIIANNINYTAWSTARVTDMNSMFFSAINFNQPITNWNTAKVANMTKMFSEAKNFKQDISSWNVSSTILHTDFDKDASPDWKQEHKPNFTK, translated from the coding sequence ATGGCTAAAAAAATGGGATTATTTTATTTATCAGTAGGGGTGCTAACAGCAGCCGCAGTTTGAGGAGTTAGTTATCCTGCAGTTCGAAACAGACAATTTATTGATCAACAAGAAATTGAACAAAACAAAGACCAAGAAATTGTTTATTTAAAAAGTATCTGAAATGATCACTTTAAAAATAAATCAAGCTCTTTAGACACTAAACAAGATGTTTTAAATAATCTTAAATATGTTTTATCTGAAACTAGAAAGAATTTTCCGATTGAGAAAATAGAATTTAATCAAATTTCTGATGCTAATAAAAATGTGTTGTTTAGTAAAAATTCTGAATATCTAACAGTAAAGTTTAAAAATCATGTTATTAGACTACCATTTGGACTAGTTAACGATTCAAATAGGGCTTTAATTTTTAAAGTTACTGATCAAAATCCAAGAGCTAAAATTAACGAAATCTTTTCTACTTTGGATGCTAATTTTTTAAATAGTGATTGAGAATCATTAAAATATGAAGTTTTACAAGTTGGTTACTTTAAAAATGAAAATAAGTTGATACAAATCATAAAAATGCCATATGAAGTTAAAAAAATTACCAAAAACTTTTCTAAAGCAATTACTAGTTTGCATTCTGCATTTTCTAATTCAACAGCAAATGAAGGATTGAAAAATATTACTGAATGAGATACTTCTAATGTAATTGATATGAGTAGTATGTTTCGTATAGCTAAATCTTTTAATCAAGATATTAGTAGATGAAACACTTTAAGAGTAACTAAGATGCAAAATATGTTTGATTCTGCAGAAGCATTTAATCAAAATATTAATTCAAAACGTGTAACAATAAATAATAAAACTTATATAGCTTGAAGTACTGCAAGAGTTACTGATATGAATAGTATGTTTTTTAAAGCCACTAAGTTTAATCAATCAATTGCTAATTGAAATACTTTTAATGTAACAAACATGAATAACATGTTTAAATTTGCAAAATTATTTAATCAAGACATTAGTAGATGAAACACTTCAAATGTTACTAGCATGCGAGAAATGTTTTACTCTGCAGAAGCATTTAATCAAAATATTAGTACCAAACCTATAATAGCAAATAATATAAATTATACAGCTTGAAGTACTGCAAGAGTTACTGATATGAATAGTATGTTTTTTAGTGCTATTAACTTTAACCAACCAATCACTAACTGAAACACTGCAAAAGTAGCAAATATGACAAAAATGTTTTCAGAAGCTAAAAATTTTAAGCAAGATATTTCAAGTTGAAATGTTTCTAGTACGATTTTGCATACAGATTTTGATAAAGACG